The following coding sequences lie in one Arachis ipaensis cultivar K30076 chromosome B05, Araip1.1, whole genome shotgun sequence genomic window:
- the LOC107641083 gene encoding uncharacterized protein LOC107641083 codes for MKKAGMVGCTACHTPLPSTTKISALGGSNFHDPSLYRSVIGSLQYLTITRPEISFCVNKLAQFFQSPLDSHWKMVKRVLRYLNGTASYGLHLKKDSEMNIAMKITAYSDSDWAGDPDDRESTTGYCVFLGSNLVSWASKKQTAVARSSTEAEYRSMAETVAELVWIRNLMAELKLAISEAPVVYCDNLSAVLLAANPILHSKSKHFKIDLHFVRDHVTNKEIQVSHIPGATQVADIFTKAIPSETFLHFRTRLNICDQQAVASTPERKN; via the coding sequence ATGAAGAAGGCTGGCATGGTGGGATGCACAGCTTGCCACACTCCTCTCCCTTCTACAACAAAAATTTCTGCCCTTGGAGGTTCAAATTTCCATGATCCAAGTTTGTATCGTTCTGTCATTGGAAGCTTGCAATATCTAACCATTACCAGGCCTGAAATCAGCTTCTGTGTCAACAAACTTGCTCAGTTTTTTCAATCTCCCCTGGATTCACATTGGAAAATGGTCAAACGTGTGCTGAGGTATCTGAATGGCACAGCATCTTATGGCTTGCATCTTAAGAAGGACTCTGAAATGAACATTGCTATGAAGATCACTGCTTATAGTGATTCTGACTGGGCTGGTGACCCTGATGACAGAGAGTCAACCACTGGATACTGTGTGTTCCTTGGCTCCAATCTGGTATCCTGGGCTTCGAAGAAACAAACGGCTGTAGCCAGGTCTAGTACTGAGGCAGAGTACAGGAGCATGGCAGAGACAGTAGCGGAGCTAGTGTGGATAAGGAATCTTATGGCTGAGTTAAAATTAGCTATCTCTGAGGCACCTGTAGTGTATTGTGACAATCTGAGTGCTGTATTGTTGGCAGCAAACCCAATCTTACATTCCAAATCCAAGCATTTCAAAATTGATCTTCACTTCGTCAGAGATCATGTCACCAATAAAGAAATTCAAGTGAGTCACATTCCAGGGGCAACACAGGTGGCAGATATTTTCACCAAAGCAATACCTTCTGAGACTTTTCTACACTTTCGAACCAGGCTAAACATCTGTGATCAACAAGCAGTTGCAAGCACTCCAGAAAGGAAAAACTAG
- the LOC107644082 gene encoding protein SHOOT GRAVITROPISM 5, whose protein sequence is MLANNSSVAPSSEPFSCADNNNGTPSNKRKRRPAGTPDPDAEVVSLSPKTLLESDRYVCEICNQGFQRDQNLQMHRRRHKVPWKLLKRETPVVRKRVFVCPEPTCLHHDPCHALGDLVGIKKHFRRKHSNHKQWVCERCSKGYAVQSDYKAHLKTCGTRGHSCDCGRVFSRVESFIEHQDACNMGRLRTESHHNHNHNHQQPPTPTACLSRTASSPSPSRSETNFSTAPWQPTSSTTTTTPTSLVVIAKPITTTTEPPFFNNTNPTPILATAETFLFKKSNTSNKLLHPNLDLQLSTTTTTTMMMNNNNSIPNVDLTLSPKSDNNHHQQLQNQQHSTQLQLSIGGTTSSDISENNNKNDSSNRNSSPKESINSSNENKHATATSMALRVQEQAREQLRLAMAEKAYAEEARKQAKRQIEMAEQEFNNAKRIRQQAQAELDKACALKEHAMKKINSTIMQITCHSCKQHFHLQPPPVSATAPPDENSLVLSYMSSGITTEGAGEVIENNNNDHDTTTTTITDNNNNNGKKASTATNS, encoded by the exons ATGTTAGCGAATAACTCTTCAGTAGCTCCAAGTTCAGAACCATTTTCTTGTGCTGATAATAATAATGGCACTCCGAGCAATAAAAGGAAGAGAAGACCCGCAGGAACACCAG ATCCAGATGCAGAGGTGGTGTCGCTGTCGCCAAAGACGTTATTGGAATCGGATCGATATGTGTGTGAGATCTGCAACCAGGGCTTCCAAAGGGACCAGAACCTGCAGATGCATCGGAGGAGGCACAAGGTGCCGTGGAAGCTTCTAAAGAGGGAGACGCCGGTGGTCAGGAAGAGGGTCTTCGTGTGTCCGGAGCCTACTTGCCTGCACCACGACCCTTGTCACGCGCTCGGAGACCTTGTTGGGATCAAGAAGCACTTCCGCCGCAAGCACAGCAACCACAAACAGTGGGTCTGCGAGCGCTGCTCCAAGGGCTACGCGGTGCAGTCCGATTACAAGGCTCACCTCAAGACCTGCGGCACTCGCGGCCACTCTTGTGACTGCGGCCGCGTCTTCTCCAG GGTGGAGAGCTTTATTGAGCATCAAGATGCTTGCAACATGGGGAGGCTTAGGACAGAATctcatcataatcataatcataatcatcaaCAACCACCAACTCCAACTGCATGTTTATCAAGAACAGCTTCAAGTCCAAGCCCTTCAAGAAGTGAAACCAATTTCAGCACTGCTCCATGGCAACcaacatcatcaacaacaacaacaacaccaacaagCCTTGTTGTGATCGCAAaaccaataacaacaacaacagaaccACCTTTCTTCAACAACACTAACCCTACCCCAATTCTAGCCACTGCTGAAACATTCCTATTCAAGAAGAGTAACACCAGCAACAAACTCCTTCACCCAAACTTGGATCTTcaactctccaccaccaccaccaccaccatgatGATGAACAACAACAATTCGATCCCCAATGTTGATTTAACACTATCACCAAAGAGTGATAATAATCATCATCAGCAGCTTCAAAACCAGCAGCATTCAACACAGCTGCAACTCTCCATTGGTGGAACAACCTCGTCAGACATTAGCGAGAACAATAACAAGAACGACTCATCAAACAGGAACTCGTCACCGAAAGAGAGCATCAACAGCAGCAACGAGAACAAGCATGCGACAGCAACAAGCATGGCTTTACGGGTTCAAGAACAAGCGAGGGAGCAACTAAGGTTAGCCATGGCGGAGAAAGCGTACGCAGAAGAAGCAAGGAAACAAGCAAAGAGGCAGATAGAAATGGCGGAACAAGAGTTCAACAATGCAAAGAGGATAAGGCAACAAGCGCAAGCTGAACTCGACAAAGCTTGCGCTCTCAAGGAACATGCAATGAAGAAGATAAACTCAACCATCATGCAAATCACGTGCCATTCTTGCAAGCAACACTTTCATCTTCAACCACCACCAGTATCTGCTACAGCACCACCAGATGAAAATTCCTTGGTTCTCAGTTACATGTCTTCTGGAATCACCACCGAAGGTGCTGGAGAAGTTATAGAGAACAATAATAACGATCAtgatactactactactactattactgataataataataataatgggaaGAAAGCATCTACAGCTACTAACTCttag